The DNA window CTAGTATAAGGTAAAATATTTGGTTGCAATTTTTCATGTTACAAAAATAATCTTAATAATATGCAATTTATAATTTCAACAAGtaaaataactgtttttaaaGGCATATCCTGCCAACAAATTTCACATGAGAAAGTATTATCAAgtaataaggaaaaaacaaatatctgaaTTCTTTTCAGGCAGTAAAATGTttcaagaggaaacagaaaaagcgatttccatttaaaataatctaagaaAAAAGTAACAGTTATCAAAGAACACTGGTTCTGGTGGCTGTACAAGTTGGTAACTTTAATGACAACTGTTTTGTATTCCTTCTCGTGAAGACAGAATGGCTTCACTGAAACTGAGAAAAAGGTGGCATAagcatgaagaaaaagaaatcacaaaaagcAGGTAGAAGATTCATTAgcatcagttttttaaaaatatggagggAGGAAAGGATTCCTAACCTGTGTACCTACAGTATCCTGTGGCGTAACCTAACTATGAATTAAATTAGATTATGTCAAATCATCATTTAATAACAAGCTAATTTTCACATTACTGAGCAATGTTAAGAAATGGTTAAGAAAGTGAGGTGCACATCTGGTAGTGATTCTGGCTTTTTAGACCTTTCTCAGTGAAAAGGACGGATATATTATCTTCCCTCAAATCGCCATGCTCTCTCATACAGCACACAACCAATCCCTAACGGTAATCAGAAGTTACAAATTAGATTTTACATACAAGTTGTACTGAAATGTTTGGAAAAACATTATTACTTAATTCTAAAGTGTCACGTCAAATGtgattacacatttaaaaatgagaagaggaATCTCAGCAAAGCTATCATTATTGTGTTAACAAAGCACTACCTTGATCCCCCCTAAGAGTAAGAGAAGAATTTCAGTTCCATAACCATTAACGAAGAAAGCTGGAAAATGATGGCAGAAATTGTAAAGGGCAACATCGTGCACACATCCTGCATCATTGCTAATCTAAAAAGCCTCAATTACCTGATGTAGTAACTGTCTTGGAAGTTGTAGAAGGGGAGGGCTGAACTGTGGGTTTAGctggaatgaaaacaaaatgtctttttaaaaaaccttaaaTTTCTAGCTTCCCAGTTATctaacagctttaaaaaataatcctgcCAACTTCAacatgctttcaattttttagaGACCAAAAGCCAAATTTCAGTTAATGGTTCACTAACATAGCTATGCACCCAAGAATACTAGGatttaagtgtattttaaaacaataagcaatcataaaattgttaatatctatgtatctatcttgTATAAAATCTATGTATACATCTGGATAAAATTTGCGAAAACTCTTATCTTGCTCACTGCCAAGGGCAAGAACATTTAGGTGAGGAAACTATAGGTTCTTCATAATCTTTCTCCTAAGACAAAAACTATTAAAGTCGTAAGTTCTCTCTTACAAGGGTATTGAGATTTGCCTATCTTCTTCActtcaggagttggcaaacttttcttAAATGGgttgaaagcaaatattttactCTTTGGGCACTGTGTGATGCAAAAGCAGCCAAAGTCAACATGCAGACGAATGGGCATGGtatgttccaataaagctttataaGAACAGGGGCCCTGGGCCCACAGTTCCCCAACGTAAGATTCTAAGAGCCCAAGGTTAAGTAAGCTCTAGTCCACCACACTGCATGAGGCCAAAATACTATTTGAGTTGCCATTACTAAAGGCAagaactgcaattacttttgcaccaacctaatagctgaTGATACTGCTAAAGAAATGTACACTCTGAGAAGGATTAGTTTGAATGTAAAATCATTTTAGGGACtaaagcactctttttttttttttgagatggagtctcgctctgtcacccagactggagtgcaatggtgcattctcagctcactgcaacctccgcctcccaggttcaaacgattctcctccctcagcctcctgtgtagctgggattacaggcatgtgccaccacacccagctaattttttatttttaggagagacagggtttcaccatgttgaccaggctcatcttgaactcctgacctcaagtgatctgccgccttggcctcccaaagtgctgggattataagcatgactCACCTCGTCCAGCCAGTATATCACCTATTAAGTTTCTATTGGTAGTATGAATACTAATAGAAGTCTGACCAAGGCTTTCAGAAAGGAAGGATGTGAATATAGTTTctacaaattaacattttttctaaCATCCAAATGGCTACCAAATAAATTCAAAGTTTGCTGGAGCATTTGAGAAAGGTTTCATTAAGAGGTTGTCCTAAGGGTAGGGTTCAAATTTTTGGAAAGTGCACTATAGGAGTCACTAGCTAAGAGAGCTTATTTTGTCTCAGGAAATCATTAGGTAAGTCAGGCTTCAGAGTGCAAGGGCTTCAATATGAGGATATGCTTATGCTGGTGGGCCGCTAGGGATGATCTGGGGAAAGATGAGGAAGATTAATCATatgagatttatatttttataaaaatgtaaggtGCTATGCAAACATTCATTTTTGTACTATTTCAGAAAAAAGGGTTTGAAGGCTAAAGAGAATTTGGAAAACAAATGTTACTTCTGTTTAAAGTACATAACTGAACAGACTTCAAAGTGATATGCTTAACCCACGAAAGACAGGGAAAGGGTGCCAAATAACTGTTGATGAAGCACAGAAATGAGTAATCTTTTCACTGCATTAGACTTTCAAACAATCGAACAAAAACCTCAATAGGAATCAGCATCCTCCCAAATTCTACTAATATAAAAGAGGAAGTTCTGTGCTTTAACAGTAAATATACACTAAAAGAGCAGGGCTTGACAGTTTTCAGATATTGCTAAATACCTGAATTGTTGCTAAAAGTAGATCTTTAAAGACCAGGACTCTCGTAACAGGCTGACTACCCATAATCCCAAGGTTGACTGAATCCTAGGAAACTAAGGTATTCTAATTTTCACATGACCATGAGTCACAGAGAGCTTAAGACTTCTTTTATTAATATTGATACTACTTAGAAGCTAATAGGTGATATACAAATAATACTGATGGATATGTTCAGAcccatttgctttcttttttccctcttactTCAAGCATTGTTGTACATACTTCCATCCATCCTGCTCTTGATTAAACAGTTCTCTCAACTCTCCATGCTGAGAAAATCTTACAGGAAAATATTTGACCTTATCTCTGGTAAGACTGGTCCTTACACAGAATTCTTAGATTAGAGGCTGTGGTTATGTTAAAGCTCATTATTTCTGTCAAGGTTTTTACTGCTTCTGTGTAAccacaaaaaaatacactttACAAATTAAACACATCAAATTCTGTTCAATCTCAAAACACTATTACCAATTGTTTGACAATGTTAGGAAAAAAATTCTGCAAATTTGCAATTTGGTTCTCATTACCCAGCCTCAGAACAAGGtaaaaactatttctttttaataagtaggcaaaatattttattttcgaTTTTGAAAAAAGTATTGCATtgacaatattttcaaaataaaagcacCACTTAGGGAATATACCTCTGTTGACCTACTGTttcttttactgaaaaaaaaagattcattaggaaaggttaaaaaaaaataataataatcataagtTATAAAAGTTGCTATTAGTGgtaagaaaatctagaaaatgccaaaaaaaatactgaattagtCCCATCAGAGTAACAGGTTACTTCTTGCCATTTTTCTAGGCATGTATATAACAAGAGCTAAAATTGTATTACAATTGCTTAATACAGTTCATCTTCCACTTCATATGAACATTTTCCACTGTATCTGacatattttggctattctattATTTGTACTGAAGGAGGGCCATTATAATTAACCTCATTATACACCCTTCTATATAAATTAGATTCTCTTTGCATTGTTTAACTACCCCTTCACTTCTCACTTGCTCTCTTCGGCAGACGGTACACATGCCCGGAAAAGAAACCGCCTAAAGGTTTGTTCTTCAACTAGTGTCAGTCAACTGATGCATTTTCTGCAGATAAGCCCTTGCTGCTTTCCCCCTTTACAGCACCAAAGAGAGCTATAGCACAAAAGACTCATGGCAATTCACAGGAGGACCCAGGGTGGAGAAAGCTGCAGAGAACTACATCAAGAGTGAACCCAGTTCTCAAGAAATGAACAACAGTTCTGAATAAATTGTTCCCCCACTCCCTGCAccccattttcttttcataaccAACCTTCTGAAAATTACTTTTCTCCAAACACCTCTGGTTTCAGCAACCTTCAACATCCTACTTAGTCAATGTCTTCTAATGAGTGTTAAATATTTACGACCACATCACCATATAATCATCAGCTCAAAATAAGTTTTGTATCATTTGCAGACTTCCATGGCATGACTATTTCCATGGTAACCAGTTTCAAGTTACCAACATGGTATCACTGAACATGGGCTGGGAAGAGCTACTACACAATAACTGGCTAGCAAAAGCTGGTCCAAGCCAGCTCCACACACCACTGCGTAAGTGTTTCAAGATGAGTTGTCCTTGTTACAGCATTTGACTACTTCTTCCTTTGAAAAACTACGCCCACAACCACATACTGTTAGTTTCTTGCACATACTTCTCTGGGCTTTTTTACTACCCTACCCCCATCCCTATTTCCTCCCGTCTTCTTCCTAGCCCTTAGACATTACTGTTTCCTAGAGTCTGGTCTTCAAGCCCCATCCCTTCTTTCTATATGCTCCTCCAGTGCCTCTACTACTGCCTAtgcctatttatatttttagccaAGAGCTCTTGCCTGACTTGCAGTTTCCTGAATACTGAACAGATCCCACTTAAATGGATTCTAGGTATCTTAAACTAAAATCCCAAATGACAGGCCCAACCATCAATAGActgctcttcctctttcttgcttACTTTGGTGAAaattcctccccttctccctatCACTCTACCTCTCCTCCTCTCAGTCATGAAGTCCTACCCCTTCTACTTCCTAAACTTATTTGCAAACATCTGCAGCCCACCTCTATCTGTTCTCTAGAATTATTGTAACAGGCTATCTAATCTCCTGAGTTCCTTCTGGCATCGTTCCAATCTACTCTCCACAATGCCAGAATAAgttgttttattaaaatgcaaGTCTGATCATATGACctataaactttaaaatctttCAGGATAACATCTAAGTCTACCAGCAAGGCATACAAAGGTGTTTCCCAATTCTGCTCACCTGGTGAGCAACTGGTGATGGACCAGCTTAACTCCTTCTCACCTTGTACAGGATGGGACACTCTTTGAACTCACCGTACTACTTCACATCTCCTCCGCATGTGCTGACCCGCTGCTCCACTTCAGAGGCTCTCTCCAAGTTTTCCAGTGCAGTTTCACTACCAAGCTATCACCACATCTGCATCCCACCCAATACACATTCCTTCTTACAAATTTCCCAATACGCTGTGCTCACTGAGATCTTTCATTGTTCCTACAGTAGACAAAATGCTGGCTTAACCCTACCATTTACCCTAGTACTTGTCTTGGAATAGACGCATTTAATATTGGTAAAAtgttaagtatttaatatttactcTTCCTCTCAAGTTAGTAAATTTTAAGGAGTTCTTATCCATGCTGTTGAGGGCACGGTAAAAACTTTCCAGGTTGAtgggaatgaaaataataaatctttctGGAGAGCCTTAAAATAATCATACCCTCTGACCTAGAAATTCTGTTTGACTCAAACCTATCAGAGATAAATACAAATGCAATTCCATGTAAGATGTTCACTGCATGGAGAATGAGAGACGGCCTAATTCTCTAATCAAGAGCAGGATGGGTAAAGTGTATACCATAATGCTTACATTAAGAGAGAAAATacaggctgggctcggtggctcacacctgtaatcccggctctttgggagtctgaggtaggcggatcactttaagtcaggatttcaagaccagcctggccaatgtggtgaaaccgtgactctactaaaaaaacaaaaattagttgggcatgatggcaggtgcctgtaatcccagcgactcaggaggctgaggcaggagaatcgcttgaacttgggaggggaaggttgcagtgaaccgagatcgtaccactgcactccagcctgagcggcagagcaagacttcgcttccaaaaaaaaaaaaagaaaagaaaaaaagaaatacaaaggtgCATGAACGTTATCGTACAATTTCAtaaaaagtgtatttatttagATACACAtaaaaaagactagaagaaatTAATCACTGAAAACATTTTGGTTGCTCTGGATGATGAGAATTATAATTTGCTTTAGGCTTCTATATTTCCCAAGATTTCCACTAAATCTATAAAAAGTACTTTATAGACTCAATGTACACAGCCTCAGCAAATCTGCTCACATTCACCGACTATAAAACACTGGAGCTATGTGTCACTGTCACAAAAGGTAGAGATTAACGTTAATTGCTGTGGTCCAAGACTTTTAAGTTTTTACTCATCTTTAAAATTATACTAACAActtttacataattatttaaaactaatCCATCAAGAAAGCTTAAAAATactgaaggaaaaggaagaaaacagtcaTCTTGAATTACCTGTAGAATTGGCTGTTGGCACTGGAGTGGCCGtggaaactattaaaaaaagaaaaaagaaaaaccatatacATCAAAGCTATTTAAAATATCACAATCTATAACGCTAGTTCCTGACCTGCAATCATTTGAGTACTTTTCACAATTTTTACAACACTTAAATACTACCTGTGGAAGAGACTGACAGTTGCCCCCAAATACCAGTCTCTTCTTTAGAAATAGAATCACCAATTTTTATCAACACCTCCCTTCCTCCTGAAAAGACATTTCCTAGTCTCCAGTGCTTCCAGGCCATCACGCATAACCTCTAGGAAGCATCCTTAAAGTAAGATACAAGCCTCTTTCATTCCCTTCTTCATCCTGCTGGCAGGAAAATAATCAATGTGATGGCTGGAACATAAGGACCCACCTTGGACAGTAGGGTCAAAGCCATTTTTGAGAGGTGAAAGAGTAAAAACCTAAAGAAGCCTCAGTCCCTAATGGTTGCAGAGCTGAACTCTAGTCCAGACTTCCTTTACATGAGAGAAAAGTAAATCAGTCCACTGCTTAAGCCATTGTAATTTGGGGGTTTATGTCCTTCATAGCTGAAACTAATTCTAACTGGTACATCATCAAATATGCAGCAGTACAAATACAGTTTTCCTTTAAATCAGTTTTCAAAAACGTTCTAATACTAATGAAATCTTCATTAATCTTGTCTCTAAGCAATATTACAAAACCACAGGTCTGACAGTTATTAGTTTATCTAACACATATTAAAGTAATTACTTAAAATGTTTCAGCCAGGTCCAGTAGCTCaagcatgtaattccagcactctgggaagccaaagtgggaagactgcttaagcccaggagttcaagaccagcctgggcaacatagtgagacaccatctctacaaaaaaatttttaaattagccagctatggtggcatgcacctgtaatcccagcttctggggaggctgaggcagaaggattgcttaagcccaggaatatGAGGTGGcaatgagttatgattgtgccactgcactccagcctgggcaacaaagagactgtctcaaaaaaagtttgtTCGTGTACCACCTAACTATATTATGCACCCTGTGTGAAGTAAAACTGATCTAATACTAATGAAATGTTCAGTTACAAAATTCACATTGGGATGGGGCAACCCCTACCAAAATTAAAGAGTCAAAGGTAGTCTTTCAAGGTTAGACACACTGCACAAAAATCTTTTTCCTATTCAATTATTATCTATGCATCAAATTAGGAATATGCCTTTCCCACTGATTTACAATCTCATTGGAAAAATCAGCAGCTTCAAGTAGAATTTTAACGTTTTGCTGGACGAATAGTAAAGGTTAAAAATTAATCAAGTTACTCagattaaaatacagaaaatggatGGGTATAGAAAAGCTCATTTAACCACAGCACCAACTATGCTGCAGAATAAATTTATCAATCAACAATCCCCAGTATCGCAACACCAAAAGTGCCAGAATGAGGTTTCCCAGACCTGCAAGATGCAAACATAGCGGCTAAACTGTGATGAATTcctagaaaagtttaaaaaaaaaaaaaaaagtgtgggggCAGACAACGCATCCACACTTACAGCATCCACACTATAGCTAAATCACTAAACCAAGCTTCAAATATCATCCTTTAATCAATCAATATGAATATACTATTCATATTCCAATTCTAACAAGATGAGAATTATGGCAATGCTTCAAACAAAGCACTGAAACAAGGCTTTCTGAGGCAATGATCTTCCTCACCTCTCTGCGGTCAGCTTCCAAGCAGCCAATATGAATACTTACCGGAACAGAAGTCTGTCGTGTTCCCCACTTGACAATCACTAACTGTTGAGTTATGTGAACAATAGCTCTCATCTGTTGGGGGGCAGGGGAAAAGAGACAAACAGCATCAACCACCCATTTGTATTATCTTTGACTCTGCTACTAAGCTCTATGAAATCAAACCCAAACACTTTAGAAGTGGGCAGGGGGAACCACTTTAGGTGTTTTGACCTAAAGTTAAACCCACAGACCAAACCCTGTCATTCTCCTTTTCCCACTGACTTAGAGATTACGCAGGATCCTTCTAACTTTTATCCATTAAAAATCCACATTAatatactgaaaaaataaatctgcAACACTTAGATCTCAGAATTGTGGGAAGACTACTGTACAATCAAGAAAGGCAGCCATCATCTAAAAAGtgggcaggtggctcacgcctataatctcagcactttgggaggccagggtgggaagatcacctgaggtcaggagttcgagatcagcctgaccaatatggtgagaccctgcctctaccaaaaatacagaactctgtctcagggaaaaaaaaaaaggcggagACAGTAAGTTGAAGTGGTCAGGGTCTGTATTAAGAGGTTAGTAAACAGATGAGGCACCCCATAACACTGTAGAAACTCTATTCCAAATCTCACTGCTTTAGTCTTCTATACTTTCTAAAACAACTTTCCTGGATAGGTAGACTTGGAACAAGAGTAAGGGGAGAACCTTTCCCAACAAATCTTAAAGTAGAGCATTCCATCTCCAAAATTCACCAACTCTTACATACTCCCATATAAAGGGGAAAGAGTACGCCCTTAAATCCCATTTTATGACCTAAAAAAAAGAGACACTTCTATAACAAAAAAGTTAATTTGGCCCAATTTAGTTAATACCTTAAAGAGCTTTTTGAAATTTATGTAGTGATATAATTTCTAGAACTATTAAAATTTTTACCAAATAAAAAAACTTATggtttgtttttacttaaaaaaaaaaccgcCAAAACAACTAGATTGTTTTACTGATAAGTGCAACcactttacattaaaaaacaattaaaataatgtatgcaGTAATATGGTTCTAATAAGAATCTTATTGAATTTCAATGTACGTCCCTTTAGCGCTCTACCTCTTGTATTAACAAAAGCACAGGAAGTCAACTCTCCCTACCTCTTTCTTCTCTACACCTAAGCATCCAACAGTTTCATAAGGTCTCTTTATATTTCATGTTGCAGGACACAGTTTTCAACACAACCTTCACTCACAGCTAATTCCAGTGTATTAAAGTACTCTCAATCCTTAGAACAGGCTTTAAAAAAAGCCAGGTGAGGAAGCACGCATCTGTAGTCttggctactagggaggccaaggttggaggattgcttgagcctaggatttcaagaccaacctgggtaacacaggagactccatctcataaaaaacaAACGACTGAGCTTTAATTATCAAGTCTTAAGGAATCTAAAGGGAGGATGGGagacaaaaagagattttcaggGGGAGTGCGAGGCAACTGGCACTTTAAAGGAGTACTGGATTTGCAAAATAAATAGTGCACAATATCCTAAATGTCCTACATAACTTTCAAGTGTTCAAgaattactgtattttaaaatgctataacAAAACAGTTTTGCATCCCCAAAGTTTCTTACCTTTACATTCTATCCAAAAGCAGGTAGTATTAACAACGCTAACATTAAAACAGGAAACGCAGCTGTTTCGACCTTCACAGGTTTCTGGGGAGTTGGGGGGAGAGATGCATGAAATCAATGATTTTATTAGTATCTTATTTGAATCTGTATTACTTATCTTTTTGAACAATAAGCATTACATACAGCATCAAAATTACTAATTCAGATAAATGATAAAACTTTATACTGGTTTACTAAGAAATTCCAATCATTACAAAGCTGTAAGTAAACGCATTAGAAAAACAAGCTAGTGGTCACTCTCAGTACAGTGCCTGATGGTATCTGTCTAACCAATCCTTTTTCACAGGACAACTATTGGAAGACACCCACAGCCACTAAGGATTTAGGCATTTCAAAGCATccttaatacataaaaatatcgAGAAAAAGGCTTTGATATAATACCAACACTACACATAGGAAAACCACTACCCCCAAACATCAGATAAAACCCTGAGATTTTTAGTAGTAACAGTAGTAGTTTAACAGGTTGAACCCAAGCACTGATGATGCCCATTCtgctgcaaacaaagataatttccCAGGGATTCTCGATTCATAAATGATCCACTCTCGACAGGATCCTCCACAACTGGAGACAACATCTAAAAGCCCATATTCAAGTGCATACAATTCAGGTTAACAAGGTATTTGTCAATAGTTCATCCTAGGCCAAACAATCCAGAAACAAGTACTCATCACCATAATTCAATTTCTGGAGAAGAACGGACTATAAAATTGGGCTCTATTTTCCAGTGAgaaaaagcagcaaaataaaagaaaaaaaagaattgggcTCCATTCATTTTCCTAGAAACTAGATGCCTCCAA is part of the Homo sapiens chromosome 6, GRCh38.p14 Primary Assembly genome and encodes:
- the CD164 gene encoding sialomucin core protein 24 isoform 6 (isoform 6 is encoded by transcript variant 6), translated to MRKGRKVPMYVPGVLRTYPKAKLEETCEGRNSCVSCFNVSVVNTTCFWIECKDESYCSHNSTVSDCQVGNTTDFCSVSTATPVPTANSTAKPTVQPSPSTTSKTVTTSGTTNNTVTPTSQPVRKSTFDAASFIGGIVLVLGVQAVIFFLYKFCKSKERNYHTL
- the CD164 gene encoding sialomucin core protein 24 isoform 5 precursor (isoform 5 precursor is encoded by transcript variant 5) yields the protein MSRLSRSLLWAATCLGVLCVLSADKNTTQHPNVTTLAPISNVTSAPVTSLPLVTTPAPETCEGRNSCVSCFNVSVVNTTCFWIECKDESYCSHNSTVSDCQVGNTTDFCSVSTATPVPTANSTAKPTVQPSPSTTSKTVTTSEIRCHTRNYIPDLKK